One Peromyscus leucopus breed LL Stock chromosome 14, UCI_PerLeu_2.1, whole genome shotgun sequence genomic window carries:
- the Trmt61a gene encoding tRNA (adenine(58)-N(1))-methyltransferase catalytic subunit TRMT61A encodes MSFVAYEELIKEGDTAILSLGHGSMMAVRVQRGAQTQTRHGVLRHSVDLIGRPFGSKVICSRGGWVYVLHPTPELWTVNLPHRTQILYSTDIALLTMMLELRPGSVVCESGTGSGSVSHAIIRSIAPTGHLHTVEFHQQRADKAREEFQEHRVSQWVTVHTQDVCRSGFGVIHVADAVFLDIPSPWEAVGHAWDALKVEGGRFCSFSPCIEQVQRTCQALAARGFTELSTLEVLPQVYNVRTVSLPSPDLGASDLEVSVGSDAGPFRSGTPMKETVGHTGYLTFATKTPG; translated from the exons ATGAGCTTTGTGGCATACGAGGAGCTGATCAAAGAAGGCGACACAGCCATCCTGTCATTGGGCCATGGCTCGATGATGGCAGTGCGCGTGCAGCGTGGGGCACAGACCCAGACCCGGCATGGCGTCCTGCGGCACTCAGTTGACCTCATTGGCCGCCCATTTGGCTCCAAGGTGATCTGCAGCAGAGGCGGCTGGGTGTATGTACTTCACCCCACTCCTGAGCTCTGGACAGTGAACTTGCCCCACCGCACACAGATCCTCTACTCCACCGATATTGCCTTACTCACCATGATGCTGGAGCTGCGACCCGGTTCTGTGGTCTGTGAATCAG GCACGGGCAGCGGGTCTGTCTCCCATGCCATCATCCGCAGCATCGCCCCCACTGGCCACCTCCACACGGTGGAGTTCCACCAGCAGCGGGCAGACAAGGCCCGGGAGGAGTTCCAGGAGCATCGGGTGAGCCAGTGGGTGACTGTGCACACCCAGGATGTGTGCCGCAGTGGCTTTGGTGTGATCCACGTGGCTGATGCTGTCTTCCTGGACATCCCATCACCCTGGGAAGCTGTGGGCCATGCCTGGGATGCCCTCAAGGTTGAAG GTGGACGCTTCTGCTCCTTCTCTCCGTGCATTGAGCAGGTGCAGCGCACGTGCCAGGCGCTGGCAGCCCGTGGCTTCACGGAGCTCAGCACCCTGGAGGTGCTGCCGCAGGTCTACAATGTACGCACCGTCAGTCTGCCCTCGCCTGACCTGGGGGCCAGTGACCTGGAGGTCAGCGTGGGCTCCGATGCCGGCCCCTTCCGCAGCGGCACACCCATGAAGGAGACCGTAGGGCACACTGGCTACCTGACTTTTGCCACCAAGACTCCAGGCTAG